GGGGACGCCGCGGGGGCCGTTTCGGCGCAGGGCTCGACGCTCCCGGGGGCGCCCGATGCCTCCGCGAGAGCGGCGTCCAGCTCCGCGAGGAGGGGGGCGATGTTCTCGTTCAGATCTTCCCCGTGCTTGACGTGGCCGATGAGGACCCGGAGCGTGTCGACGCTCCGCAGGATCGCGTCCACGATCCGCTTCGAAAGCGCGATCTCGCCTTCCCGGAGCCGCTTCAGG
The Thermodesulfobacteriota bacterium genome window above contains:
- a CDS encoding Hpt domain-containing protein codes for the protein MSDDMQEIITDFVTEAEESLDRIDPLFVELETNGEDKEILNDIFRCVHTLKGAAGFLGFQPVVDVAHTSENILKRLREGEIALSKRIVDAILRSVDTLRVLIGHVKHGEDLNENIAPLLAELDAALAEASGAPGSVEPCAETAPAASP